From the genome of Anopheles merus strain MAF chromosome X, AmerM5.1, whole genome shotgun sequence, one region includes:
- the LOC121588415 gene encoding RING finger protein 141-like, giving the protein MGSQASSISQRILPADAVDSLQFEIKKQVHIFSEINNLGYEDFQKCLADLNRLSRKCLDPNGKQLVFAVKKGTDNSILWKRTVRIACVKIEPETRKIDCFKLLTLQQFLQVFRTFQTNLHAMVTVESQRIHSPGASPSRSSTGSSATGPPDTPPSAKVDGAGPSAAAAGAARPPPESPARTATPTTVPLSSSASTCSSSGGGTFVFPDCTTASILMAQVDAIAAGPADATDHADECCICLERRPEVSLPCAHSYCMPCIEQWNIHQKTCPICDEALASTDDTWVLSEMPEANEVSEEICATLLKLSNEPIADDDDGDRNWLRRMLDL; this is encoded by the exons ATGGGCAGCCAGGCGTCCAGCATTTCGCAGCGCATTTTGCCGGCCGATGCGGTCGACTCGCTGCAGTTCGAGATCAAAAAGCAGGTCCACATCTTCTCCGAGATCAACAACCTCGGGTACGAAGACTTCCAGAAGTGTCTGGCCGATCTGAACCGACT CTCCCGGAAGTGTCTCGACCCGAACGGGAAGCAGCTGGTGTTTGCGGTGAAGAAGGGCACGGACAACTCCATCCTCTGGAAGCGGACGGTGCGCATCGCGTGCGTCAAGATCGAGCCGGAgacgcgcaagatagactgcTTCAAGCTGCTGACGCTGCAGCAGTTCCTGCAGGTGTTCCGCACCTTCCAGACGAACCTGCACGCGATGGTGACGGTCGAGAGCCAGCGGATACACAGTCCGGGCGCGAGCCCGTCCCGGTCGAGCACCGGCAGCTCCGCCACTGGACCGCCGGACACGCCGCCGTCGGCCAAGGTGGACGGGGCCGGCCCGtccgccgctgccgctggcGCCGCCCGGCCACCGCCGGAGAGTCCTGCGCGCACCGCCACGCCCACCACCGTCCCGCTGTCCAGCTCGGCCTCGACCTGCTCGTCGTCGGGCGGCGGCACGTTCGTCTTTCCCGACTGCACCACCGCCTCGATCCTGATGGCGCAGGTCGACGCGATCGCGGCCGGCCCAGCGGATGCGACCGACCACGCCGACGAGTGCTGCATCTGTCTCGAGCGCCGGCCGGAGGTGTCGCTGCCGTGCGCCCACAGCTACTGCATGCCGTGCATCGAGCAGTGGAACATCCACCAGAAGACGTGCCCGATCTGCGACGAGGCGCTCGCCAGCACGGACGACACCTGGGTCCTGTCCGAGATGCCGGAAGCGAACGAGGTGAGCGAGGAGATCTGCGCCACGCTGCTGAAGCTGTCGAACGAGCCGATcgcggacgacgacgacggcgaccgGAACTGGCTGCGCCGGATGCTGGACTTGTGA
- the LOC121588406 gene encoding protein SPT2 homolog codes for MDFRELINVAKQNALEQQNGTKTNRTGYSAKYSPPKKVTKEKKDLSENIKRFLAKREEEERQKALEKHQKAQELMARRGGKGKKKIEKMLKVIKSANKSVLEDAADAAECALGTESLEDDYGYTSAVASQFFNKLVDKYKNAPDESLFTEAKKRSMSSEELARARARVKDAIMKEQEEQSAPRTRKPRTARVEAEDTRSGVGEARGVACAPVAGRREEPVAAKPAEEKPRPVRRANVPPPPDFTTLLKLAEAKQHEAVKIEVPAESRKREPERPMTSKEKQEYEEQQAFLAMKRLRDKVKQDPNLSDKEKQAKLARLDELRAAGKLPNIPPLPVGKGGRAPAAAKPAAPPARAPGFKIPKRNEAGEPAKPGEKGLTGPPPAATGEPKAKLSSSTKTTSSSTSGLTNGKVASSGVPRASPATPAVPAARTSKPGAPSTAGAAPPPKASAPAPAVNGKSSAAPSKPSSMSSTAVKSKPTTTAASARPQSSSAGSKPSASGTSRQPSTATSSASSAAARPAPQQQQQAKRPPEPVAKTRQFPPPDVRRGPPVAKRPGAGPPTMGGGRPHPGAGGGPGKKRRIIDSDSEYDSEMDDFIDDGDCEEDYSSAIKEIFGYDKSRYRHEAYDDEDDNMESSYAQQMREEYISKKIGLMEDLEDMRMEEEEKRRKTVKKKGGPPKRK; via the exons ATGGATTTTCGCGAACTGATTAATGTGGCCAAGCAAAACGCGCTCGAGCAACAGAATGGCACCAAAACG AACCGCACAGGGTACAGTGCCAAGTATTCGCCGCCGAAGAAGGTCACCAAGGAGAAGAAGGACCTGTCGGAGAACATAAAGCGCTTTCTGGCGAAgcgcgaggaggaggagcggcAGAAGGCGCTGGAAAAGCACCAGAAGGCCCAGGAGCTGATGGCGCGCCGGGGCGGCAAGGGGAAGAAAAAGATCGAAAAGATGCTGAAGGTGATCAAGTCGGCGAACAAGTCGGTGCTGGAGGACGCGGCCGACGCGGCGGAGTGTGCGCTCGGCACGGAGAGCCTCGAGGACGACTACGGCTACACGTCGGCGGTCGCGAGCCAGTTCTTCAACAAGCTGGTGGACAAGTACAAGAACGCACCGGACGAGTCGCTGTTTACCGAGGCGAAGAAGCGCAGCATGTCGAGCGAGGAGCTGGCGCGGGCCCGGGCCCGCGTCAAGGACGCGATCATgaaggagcaggaggagcagAGCGCACCGCGCACCCGGAAGCCCCGCACGGCTCGGGTGGAGGCGGAGGACACGCGGAGCGGCGTGGGTGAGGCGCGTGGGGTCGCGTGTGCGCCGGTGGCCGGGCGGCGGGAGGAGCCGGTGGCCGCGAAGCCGGCGGAGGAGAAGCCCCGGCCGGTGCGCAGGGCGAatgtgccgccgccgcccgactTCACCACGCTGCTGAAGCTGGCCGAGGCGAAGCAGCACGAGGCGGTCAAGATCGAGGTGCCGGCCGAGAGCCGCAAGCGCGAACCGGAGCGGCCGATGACGAGCAAGGAGAAGCAGGAGTACGAGGAGCAGCAGGCCTTCCTGGCGATGAAGCGGCTGCGGGACAAGGTGAAGCAGGACCCGAACCTGTCCGACAAGGAGAAGCAGGCGAAGTTGGCCCGGCTGGACGAGCTGCGGGCGGCCGGCAAGCTGCCGAACATTCCGCCGCTGCCGGTCGGTAAGGGTGGAAGGGCCCCGGCGGCGGCAAAGCCAGCCGCCCCTCCCGCCCGGGCCCCGGGCTTTAAAATTCCAAAGCGCAACGAAGCGGGCGAGCCGGCCAAACCGGGCGAGAAGGGTTTGACCGGCCCGCCGCCCGCTGCGACGGGCGAGCCGAAGGCGAAACTTTCTAGCAGCACAAAgactaccagcagcagcaccagcgggTTGACCAACGGTAAGGTGGCCTCCTCCGGTGTGCCACGAGCCAGCCCGGCCACACCTGCCGTCCCCGCCGCACGCACCAGCAAACCGGGCGCGCCTTCCACGGCCGGTGCGGCACCCCCGCCCAAAGCTTccgcaccggcaccggcagtGAACGGGAAGTCGTCCGCGGCGCCCAGCAAACCTTCTTCCATGTCTTCCACGGCGGTCAAAAGCAAACCGACCACCACCGCAGCGTCCGCCCGGCCGCAGTCCTCGTCGGCGGGCTCGAAACCGAGCGCCTCCGGCACCTCCCGGCAGCCATCGACAGCCACCAGTAGTGCCAGCAGCGCAGCGGCGCGTCCggcaccgcagcagcagcagcaggcgaagCGTCCACCGGAACCGGTCGCCAAAACGCGCCAGTTCCCGCCGCCCGACGTGCGACGGGGCCCGCCGGTGGCGAAGCGGCCCGGCGCCGGTCCGCCCACGATGGGGGGCGGCCGGCCGCACCCGGGTGCGGGCGGTGGCCCCGGCAAGAAGCGGCGCATCATCGACAGCGACAGCGAGTACGACAGCGAGATGGACGACTTCATCGACGATGGCGACTGCGAGGAGGACTACTCGTCCGCGATCAAGGAGATCTTCGGCTACGACAAGTCCCGGTACCGGCACGAGGCgtacgacgacgaggacgacaaCATGGAGTCGTCGTACGCGCAGCAGATGCGGGAGGAGTACATCAGCAAGAAGATCGGCCTGATGGAGGACCTGGAGGACATGCgcatggaggaggaggagaagcgcCGCAAGACGGTGAAGAAGAAGGGCGGGCCGCCGAAGCGGAAATAG
- the LOC121595830 gene encoding sin3 histone deacetylase corepressor complex component SDS3 → MATNRGGSTVYLEMDSRREQHAQPEQDGENDADSGEDTDEASESELLTGTNNQHSVDERMEIREQMYQDKLANLLGQLELLKQGKHPEYLKIVDRLQLELDDRVLLNEVERDYLLACAERDCILEKAAAEKEFDEKKAELIENLIADLEDQKKMIEHEFATMELNGDSVDVKPTVTRKLRRRPNEPLPVPEKRRKPTTNQLTFLLEDKEVDHDLKLISRSKPISASRAAAAAAAAAAAAAAASSTAAAAAAQHSVNDGASGSTGGTGGGTPTGGGGGGGGGGGGGGANAADQNGGSQPAEGYGGSGAAPTGTGGHPNAQPSTETRIEDGKLWYERRWFHRGQPVHVEGRDIPRFPANISAIGTEAICVKKTSDGQKVRIFLSHLRRGKVSIKRRAN, encoded by the exons ATGGCAACGAACCGGGGTGGTAGCACGGTGTACCTCGAAATGGACAGCCGGCGGGAGCAGCACGCCCAGCCGGAACAGGACGGCGAAAATGACGCCGATAGTGGCGAAG ACACCGACGAGGCGAGCGAGAGTGAGCTGCTGACCGGCACGAACAACCAGCACAGCGTGGACGAGCGGATGGAGATCCGGGAGCAGATGTACCAGGACAAGCTGGCGAACCTGCTCGGGCAGCTCGAGCTGCTGAAGCAGGGCAAGCACCCGGAGTACCTGAAGATCGTCGACCGGCTGCAGCTCGAGCTGGACGACCGGGTGCTGCTGAACGAGGTCGAGCGGGACTACCTGCTCGCGTGCGCGGAGCGCGACTGCATCCTCGAGAAGGCGGCCGCGGAGAAGGAGTTCGACGAGAAGAAGGCGGAGCTGATCGAGAACCTGATCGCCGACCTGGAGGACCAGAAGAAGATGATCGAGCACGAGTTCGCGACGATGGAGCTGAACGGCGACTCGGTCGACGTGAAGCCGACCGTGACGCGGAAGCtgcgccgccgcccgaacgaGCCGCTGCCGGTGCCGGAGAAGCGCCGCAAGCCGACGACCAACCAGCTGACATTTCTGCTGGAGGACAAGGAGGTGGACCACGATCTGAAGCTGATCTCGCGCAGCAAACCGATCTCGGCGAGCCGGGCGGCAGccgcggcggcagcggcagctgcggccgccgccgcagcctcctccaccgccgccgccgccgccgctcaACATTCCGTCAACGATGGGGCGAGCGGTAGCACCGGCGGCACGGGTGGAGGAACGCCAacgggcggtggcggtggaggaggtggaggCGGGGGCGGCGGGGGAGCGAATGCCGCCGACCAGAACGGTGGATCTCAGCCGGCGGAGGGCTACGGTGGCAGTGGGGCAGCACCCACGGGAACG GGCGGACACCCGAACGCGCAACCGTCGACGGAAACGCGCATCGAGGATGGGAAGCTGTGGTACGAGCGGCGCTGGTTCCACCGCGGCCAGCCGGTGCACGTCGAGGGCCGGGACATACCGCGCTTTCCGGCCAACATCTCCGCGATCGGGACCGAGGCGATCTGCGTGAAGAAAACGTCCGACGGGCAGAAGGTGCGCATCTTTCTGTCGCATCTGCGCCGCGGCAAGGTGTCGATCAAGCGGCGGGCCAACTAA
- the LOC121595836 gene encoding uncharacterized protein LOC121595836: MDLSNKDATGCGSDSSNDGHDLASASFYELDRPALSFSPMETDDGPAASASPIPPLPASPEQQVMDLSVGGGPSARTTAQATEAGPVNAASASFGRPVVLLQDEVKSRLIQRHCSVANLRSDTIMVIVGPSPMGAAGHTATPARQAGAGLGAIRHRRNSTAGTSTAAAGGQLRRCGRTRRESVKRPLDDMAAEEWENARSGLFSPRPVRPTPAQEKAASDDETIACKQREADAEKERKRE; this comes from the exons ATGGATCTTAGCAACAAAG ACGCCACCGGCTGCGGTTCGGATTCGTCGAACGATGGGCACGATTTGGCGTCGGCGAGCTTTTACGAGCTGGACCGGCCGGCTTTGTCCTTCTCGCCGATGGAAACGGATGATGGGCCGGCGGCTTCGGCCTCACCCATTCCGCCGCTGCCGGCGTCCCCGGAGCAGCAGGTGATGGATTTGTCGGTGGGCGGCGGGCCATCGGCGCGCACAACGGCGCAGGCGACCGAGGCAGGGCCGGTGAACGCCGCATCAGCGTCCTTTGGGCGCCCGGTAGTGCTGCTGCAGGACGAAGTGAAGTCGCGCTTGATCCAGCGTCACTGCAGTGTGGCGAACTTGCGGTCCGACACGATTATGGTGATCGTCGGCCCCTCGCCGATGGGTGCCGCGGGCCACACCGCGACACCGGCCAGGCAGGCGGGGGCTGGTTTGGGCGCGATCCGTCATCGTCGGAACAGTACGGCCGGCACATCGACGGCGGCGGCAGGCGGGCAGCTGCGGCGATGCGGGCGCACGCGGCGCGAGTCGGTGAAGCGCCCGCTGGACGACATGGCGGCGGAGGAGTGGGAAAACGCGCGCAGCGGTTTGTTCTCGCCGCGCCCGGTACGCCCGACGCCAGCGCAGGAAAAGGCGGCTAGCGACGACGAAACCATTGCGTGCAAGCAGCGGGAAGCGGACGCGGAGAAGGAGCGCAAGCGTGAGTGA
- the LOC121595847 gene encoding 40S ribosomal protein S10b — MFMPKAHRVAIYEYLFKEGVLVAQKDFYAPKHPELENIPNLHVIKTMQSLKSKNFVKEQFAWRHYYWYLTNEGIEYLRAFLHLPSEIVPSTLKRAARSEPQRARTQAGPRPEGPKTGEDRQAYRRMQQAAPADKKGDVGVGAGELEYRGGFGRGNRM; from the exons ATGTTCATGCCAAAAGCACATCGCGTCGCCATCTACGAGTACCTCTTCAAGGAGGGCGTGCTGGTCGCGCAGAAGGATTTCTACGCCCCGAAGCACCCGGAGCTGGAGAACATCCCGAACCTGCACGTCATCAAGACGATGCAGTCGCTCAAGTCGAAGAACTTCGTGAAGGAGCAGTTCGCCTGGCGCCACTACTACTGGTATCTGACCAACGAGGGTATCGAGTACCTGCGCGCCTTCCTGCACCTGCCGTCCGAGATCGTGCCGTCGACGCTGAAGCGCGCCGCCCGCTCGGAGCCGCAGCGTGCCCGCACCCAGGCCGGCCCCCGGCCCGAGGGTCCGAAGACCGGCGAGGACCGCCAGGCGTACCGGCGCATGCAGCAGGCCGCCCCGGCCGACAAGAAGGGAGACGTCGGTGTCGGTGCCGGCGAGCTCGAATAC CGTGGTGGATTCGGCCGTGGTAATCGTATGTAA